In Gossypium arboreum isolate Shixiya-1 chromosome 6, ASM2569848v2, whole genome shotgun sequence, the following are encoded in one genomic region:
- the LOC108484558 gene encoding uncharacterized protein LOC108484558, whose protein sequence is MGCCVSTNTGSLRAKESHLQVGVESKAPPPSAEEETVKEVLSETPKPKAPIFTPQQEESKQTQIEKPVFVKIQEKESLNFNVKTKPKSPVLEESASEEVSEICSVSLSESLSTVTDRRDEEDEVRQLKVFRSSARPGSRNRVVGRKLDQSPNKRNGVVNGGSSVRLVQSKGGSPVKRGSRPDPPRKDPGESSGRRSRSPAVNRAVMGRSSSGGRTIHSPGRVRRDPGEQQQHVTTTTMEGKWPSSNNNGATTSAPNESLENPLVSLECFIFL, encoded by the coding sequence ATGGGTTGCTGTGTAAGCACCAACACAGGTTCCCTTCGTGCGAAGGAATCACATTTGCAAGTGGGTGTTGAATCCAAAGCTCCACCACCTTCGGCTGAAGAAGAAACTGTGAAGGAAGTTTTATCTGAAACCCCAAAACCCAAAGCTCCCATCTTTACCCCACAACAAGAAGAGAGCAAGCAAACCCAGATTGAGAAACCGGTCTTTGTCAAGATCCAAGAGAAGGAAAGCCTTAATTTCAACGTCAAGACCAAACCAAAATCACCTGTCCTTGAAGAGTCAGCTTCGGAAGAGGTTTCCGAGATTTGCAGCGTGAGTTTAAGTGAAAGCCTTTCCACTGTTACTGATAGGAGAGATGAAGAAGATGAAGTGAGGCAGCTAAAGGTGTTCAGATCTTCGGCAAGACCCGGGTCAAGGAACCGTGTCGTGGGTCGGAAGCTTGATCAATCACCTAACAAAAGAAATGGGGTCGTGAACGGGGGATCATCAGTGAGGTTGGTTCAAAGTAAGGGGGGATCCCCAGTGAAACGTGGGTCAAGACCCGATCCGCCAAGGAAGGATCCGGGTGAGAGTTCAGGGAGGAGGTCAAGATCACCTGCGgtgaatagagctgtaatgggTCGGAGCTCGTCCGGAGGTAGGACCATTCATTCTCCTGGTAGGGTCCGACGTGACCCAGGAGAGCAACAACAACACGTTACTACAACTACCATGGAAGGGAAATGGCCAAGCAGCAATAATAATGGTGCTACAACGAGTGCTCCAAATGAATCACTTGAAAATCCTCTTGTCTCCCTTGAATGTTTCATCTTTCTTTAa